A window of the Penaeus monodon isolate SGIC_2016 chromosome 38, NSTDA_Pmon_1, whole genome shotgun sequence genome harbors these coding sequences:
- the LOC119596756 gene encoding uncharacterized protein LOC119596756, which yields MTPELKPYMGGFNGREGFTRMPSSGNMTLIKPGPTTIASAFKNDPSFRSRRLAREPQGTLWREDQDGVSRHRASFTHVVQMDPWPYDVLLIWPSNIEGRRRQRLFKLKFHHQALPPEYLDHYEASLRQEQRAAAAASANSSPACTPTTARHPREALGPETGPARDAPEGGLQGGVPRPGRGGRGRGRAQRNSRPITIHEAGAGATEALLRDLLTRPHLQQAALQHVALARAQSVPSIMMASQPGARSPPSPGATQEEQLPYMGEMLLDARPRRGRKPKKADITHLISKNYGIHGAGMGVAGAMHEQVAMQHPDYSLHHLQQQLEQQQQQQQEEEAARRYSPMEQESLARSRSYSLLQSALAAAEAQDQSEPLNLCVRDRPFKCEPEQAQARGQVDLPRIKLEPPSVIEEEEASRGGEVASPDGVAWAAGGRLGVPAHWLHDYRLKTEDGLSSGQSTPSLCSQSSHLPSLSPPAFPHMSPPPPLASPRMRLSPHLMACPQSPHSPSPVPPASPLPPGHHHRHVHALLKESLQQRLEEAARERLSPQETLLKERGRGGSARGAGGGARRKRSALFIPPADPSTEVSICKFKFTGGPNPILEEKKMVSVDAGGTLRYFSGGERGVARDSRAAAAHVKLSGKLLDNITKCETDVKKIRLESDTEDTCSLSGLGSATTSPVGTLERGMQPPMLAPPMEDSPKRKRRSKKSSVREKLEQTLRERGLLIQTQQVESAEGATYCKFRQLRKFTRYLFRSWKDYLPGQLQEGGVPLDGYNDPRHPAFPHHLARGPPTPDHR from the exons GGCTTTACTCGAATGCCAAGTAGCGGGAATATGACCCTTATAAAACCGGGGCC AACGACCATTGCTTCCGCCTTCAAGAACGACCCTTCATTTCGATCGCGAAGGCTAGCGCGCGAGCCTCAGGGGACCCTCTGGCGCGAAGACCAAGATGGCGTCTCCCGTCATCGCGCGAGCTTTACACACGTCGTGCAAATGGATCCCTGGCCTTATGACGTCCTGCTTATATGGCCCTCCAATATAGA GGGCCGCCGGCGGCAGCGACTGTTCAAGCTGAAGTTCCACCACCAGGCGCTCCCGCCGGAGTACCTGGATCACTACGAGGCCAGCCTCCGTCAGGAGCAGCGCGCCGCGGCCGCCGCCTCCGCCAACTCCTCGCCCGCCTGCACGCCCACCACGGCCCGCCACCCGCGCGAGGCCCTGGGCCCCGAGACCGGCCCTGCGAGGGATGCGCCCGAGGGGGGGTTGCAGGGGGGCGTGCCCCGGCCCGGGCGCGGCGGGCGCGGGCGCGGACGTGCGCAGCGCAACTCCAGGCCGATCACCATCCACGAGGCGGGTGCGGGAGCCACGGAGGCGCTGCTCAGAGACCTGCTGACGCGGCCGCACCTGCAGCAGGCGGCGCTGCAGCACGTGGCCTTGGCCCGCGCCCAGTCCGTGCCCTCCATCATGATGGCCAGCCAGCCAGGGGCGCGCAGCCCGCCCAGCCCCGGGGCGACGCAGGAGGAGCAGCTGCCGTACATGGGCGAGATGCTGTTGGACGCGCGGCCGCGGCGGGGCAGGAAGCCCAAGAAGGCCGACATCACGCACCTCATCTCCAAGAACTATGGCATACATGGCGCTGGCATGGGCGTCGCCGGGGCCATGCATGAGCAAGTGGCCATGCAACACCCGGACTATTCTCTGCACCATTTGCAGCAGCAGttagagcagcagcagcagcagcagcaggaggaggaggcggcccgCCGCTACAGCCCTATGGAGCAGGAGTCCCTGGCGCGGTCCCGCAGCTACAGCCTGCTGCAGTCCGCGCTGGCTGCCGCCGAGGCGCAGGACCAGAGCGAACCGCTCAACCTGTGCGTGCGCGACCGCCCCTTCAAGTGCGAGCCCGAGCAGGCGCAGGCGCGCGGTCAGGTCGACCTTCCCCGGATCAAGCTGGAGCCGCCCTCCGtcatcgaggaggaggaggcctcGCGGGGCGGCGAGGTGGCCTCCCCCGACGGCGTggcgtgggcggcgggcgggcggctgGGCGTGCCCGCGCACTGGCTGCACGACTACCGCCTCAAGACGGAGGACGGCCTCAGCTCCGGCCAGTCCACGCCGTCGCTGTGCTCGCAGTCGTCGCACCTGCCGTCGCTGTCGCCGCCCGCCTTCCCGCAcatgtcgccgccgccgcccctcgCCTCGCCCCGCATGCGCCTCTCGCCGCACCTGATGGCGTGCCCGCAGTCGCCGCACTCGCCGTCGCCCGTCCCGCCCGCGTCGCCGCTGCCGCCCGGACACCACCACCGCCACGTGCACGCGCTCCTCAAGGAGTCGCTGCAGCAGCGCCTGGAGGAGGCCGCCCGAGAGAGACTCTCACCGCAGGAGACCCTGCTGAAGGAGCGGGGGCGCGGCGGCAGCGCCCGCGGCGCCGGCGGGGGAGCGCGCAGGAAGCGCTCGGCGCTGTTCATCCCGCCGGCCGACCCGAGCACCGAGGTGAGCATCTGCAAGTTCAAGTTCACGGGCGGCCCCAACCCCATcctggaggagaagaagatggtgaGCGTGGACGCGGGCGGGACGCTGCGCTACTTCAGCGGCGGCGAGCGCGGCGTGGCCAGGGActcgcgggcggcggcggcgcacGTCAAGCTCTCGGGAAAGCTGCTCGACAACATCACAAAGTGCGAGACGGACGTCAAGAAGATCCGGCTGGAGAGCGACACGGAGGACACGTGCAGTCTGTCGGGGCTGGGCAGCGCCACCACCTCGCCCGTGGGCACGCTGGAGCGGGGGATGCAGCCGCCCATGCTGGCGCCGCCCATGGAGGACTCGCCCAAGAGGAAGCGCCGCTCCAAGAAGTCGTCGGTGCGCGAGAAGCTGGAGCAGACGCTGCGCGAGCGCGGCCTCCTCATCCAGACGCAGCAGGTGGAGTCGGCCGAGGGCGCCACCTACTGCAAGTTCCGTCAGCTGCGCAAGTTCACCCGCTACCTCTTCCGCAGCTGGAAGGACTATCTCCCCGGCCAGCTGCAGGAGGGGGGAGTTCCGCTGGACGGCTACAACGACCCTCGTCACCCCGCCTTCCCCCACCACCTGGCTCGcggcccccccacccccgaccacCGCTGA